Proteins found in one Canis aureus isolate CA01 chromosome 19, VMU_Caureus_v.1.0, whole genome shotgun sequence genomic segment:
- the RPL36 gene encoding large ribosomal subunit protein eL36, with product MALRYPMAVGLNKGHKVTKNVSKPRHSRRRGRLTKHTKFVRDMIREVCGFAPYERRAMELLKVSKDKRALKFIKKRVGTHIRAKRKREELSNVLAAMRKAAAKKD from the exons ATGGCTCTGCGCTACCCCATGGCCGTGGGCCTCAACAAGGGCCACAAGGTGACGAAGAACGTGAGCAAGCCGAGGCACAGCCGCCGCCGCGGG CGCCTCACCAAGCACACCAAGTTCGTGCGGGACATGATCCGGGAGGTGTGCGGCTTCGCCCCGTACGAGCGGCGGGCCATGGAGCTGCTCAAGGTGTCCAAGGACAAGCGCGCCCTCAAGTTCATCAAGAAGCGG GTCGGGACGCACATCCGCgccaagaggaagagagaggagctgAGCAACGTGCTGGCGGCCATGCGGAAAGCGGCCGCCAAGAAGGActga
- the HSD11B1L gene encoding hydroxysteroid 11-beta-dehydrogenase 1-like protein isoform X1 gives MISDHDPADSEPAMKVLLLTGLGALFFSYYWDDNFDPASLQGARVLLTGASAGVGEELAYHYARLGSHLVLTAHTEAFLQKVVGNCRKLGAPEVFYIAADMASPEVPGRVVQFALDKLGGLDYLVLNHLGATPAGTRSRSIQGTRWLLQVNLLSYVQLTSLALPSLTDSRGSLVVVSSLLGRVPTSFSSPYSAAKFALDGFFGSLRRELDVQDVNVAITMCVLGLRDRASAAEAVRSSTSPLSPLPLPELPGRRSFVFPEGSPPSSRPRAATPIETPLSRWPRPEPESSRQKRKTEKNLPAPGKSRSSEFASADRVPGTWSPTWKAFPQSSGPLWVTWLLLPFCR, from the exons ATGATTTCAGATCATG ACCCTGCAGACTCAGAGCCGGCCATGAAGGTTCTGCTCCTCACGGGGCTGGGAGCCCTGTTCTTCTCCTACTACTGGGATGACAACTTTGACCCTG CCAGCCTCCAGGGAGCCCGGGTGCTGCTGACCGGGGCCAGCGCAGGCGTCGGGGAGGAGCTGGCCTATCACTACGCTCGCCTGGGCTCCCACCTGGTGCTCACAGCCCACACCGAGGCTTTCCTGCAGAAG GTGGTAGGGAACTGCCGGAAGCTGGGCGCTCCCGAGGTCTTCTACATCGCTGCGGACATGGCCTCCCCCGAGGTGCCCGGGCGCGTGGTGCAGTTTGCGCTGGACAAGCTgg GAGGGCTGGACTACCTCGTGCTGAACCACCTCGGCGCCACCCCGGCAGGCACGCGGTCCCGGAGCATCCAGGGGACACGCTGGCTCCTGCAG GTGAACTTGCTGAGTTACGTGCAGCTGACCTCGCTGGCGCTGCCCAGCCTGACCGACAGCAGAGGCTCCCTGGTGGTCGTGTCCTCGCTGCTCG GCCGTGTGCCCACGTCCTTCTCCAGCCCGTACTCGGCGGCCAAGTTCGCGCTGGACGGCTTCTTCGGCTCCCTGCGGCGGGAGCTGGACGTGCAGGACGTGAACGTGGCCATCACCATGTGTGTCCTGGGCCTCCGGGACCGCGCCTCGGCCGCCGAGGCAGTCAG GAGCTCAACGTCACCGCTGTCGCCGCTGCCGCTGCCTGAGCTCCCGGGGCGGCGCTCCTTCGTCTTCCCAGAGGGGAGCCCTCCATCCAGCCGTCCCAGAGCGGCGACACCCATCGAGACACCTCTGAGCCGGTGGCCGAGGCCCGAGCCAGAATCAtcaagacagaaaaggaaaactgagaaaaacTTGCCAGCACCTGGAAAGAGCCGCAGCTCCGAGTTTGCAAGCGCTGATCGTGTGCCAGGCACCTGGTCACCGACTTGGAAGGCGTTTCCTCAGTCATCCGGGCCACTGTGGGTGACATGGTTGCtgcttccattttgcagatga
- the HSD11B1L gene encoding hydroxysteroid 11-beta-dehydrogenase 1-like protein isoform X5 encodes MTTLTLPPGSPGAADRGQRRRRGGAGLSLRSPGLPPGAHSPHRGFPAEGGLDYLVLNHLGATPAGTRSRSIQGTRWLLQVNLLSYVQLTSLALPSLTDSRGSLVVVSSLLGRVPTSFSSPYSAAKFALDGFFGSLRRELDVQDVNVAITMCVLGLRDRASAAEAVRSSTSPLSPLPLPELPGRRSFVFPEGSPPSSRPRAATPIETPLSRWPRPEPESSRQKRKTEKNLPAPGKSRSSEFASADRVPGTWSPTWKAFPQSSGPLWVTWLLLPFCR; translated from the exons ATGACAACTTTGACCCTG CCTCCAGGGAGCCCGGGTGCTGCTGACCGGGGCCAGCGCAGGCGTCGGGGAGGAGCTGGCCTATCACTACGCTCGCCTGGGCTCCCACCTGGTGCTCACAGCCCACACCGAGGCTTTCCTGCAGAAG GAGGGCTGGACTACCTCGTGCTGAACCACCTCGGCGCCACCCCGGCAGGCACGCGGTCCCGGAGCATCCAGGGGACACGCTGGCTCCTGCAG GTGAACTTGCTGAGTTACGTGCAGCTGACCTCGCTGGCGCTGCCCAGCCTGACCGACAGCAGAGGCTCCCTGGTGGTCGTGTCCTCGCTGCTCG GCCGTGTGCCCACGTCCTTCTCCAGCCCGTACTCGGCGGCCAAGTTCGCGCTGGACGGCTTCTTCGGCTCCCTGCGGCGGGAGCTGGACGTGCAGGACGTGAACGTGGCCATCACCATGTGTGTCCTGGGCCTCCGGGACCGCGCCTCGGCCGCCGAGGCAGTCAG GAGCTCAACGTCACCGCTGTCGCCGCTGCCGCTGCCTGAGCTCCCGGGGCGGCGCTCCTTCGTCTTCCCAGAGGGGAGCCCTCCATCCAGCCGTCCCAGAGCGGCGACACCCATCGAGACACCTCTGAGCCGGTGGCCGAGGCCCGAGCCAGAATCAtcaagacagaaaaggaaaactgagaaaaacTTGCCAGCACCTGGAAAGAGCCGCAGCTCCGAGTTTGCAAGCGCTGATCGTGTGCCAGGCACCTGGTCACCGACTTGGAAGGCGTTTCCTCAGTCATCCGGGCCACTGTGGGTGACATGGTTGCtgcttccattttgcagatga
- the HSD11B1L gene encoding hydroxysteroid 11-beta-dehydrogenase 1-like protein isoform X2 → MKVLLLTGLGALFFSYYWDDNFDPASLQGARVLLTGASAGVGEELAYHYARLGSHLVLTAHTEAFLQKVVGNCRKLGAPEVFYIAADMASPEVPGRVVQFALDKLGGLDYLVLNHLGATPAGTRSRSIQGTRWLLQVNLLSYVQLTSLALPSLTDSRGSLVVVSSLLGRVPTSFSSPYSAAKFALDGFFGSLRRELDVQDVNVAITMCVLGLRDRASAAEAVRSSTSPLSPLPLPELPGRRSFVFPEGSPPSSRPRAATPIETPLSRWPRPEPESSRQKRKTEKNLPAPGKSRSSEFASADRVPGTWSPTWKAFPQSSGPLWVTWLLLPFCR, encoded by the exons ATGAAGGTTCTGCTCCTCACGGGGCTGGGAGCCCTGTTCTTCTCCTACTACTGGGATGACAACTTTGACCCTG CCAGCCTCCAGGGAGCCCGGGTGCTGCTGACCGGGGCCAGCGCAGGCGTCGGGGAGGAGCTGGCCTATCACTACGCTCGCCTGGGCTCCCACCTGGTGCTCACAGCCCACACCGAGGCTTTCCTGCAGAAG GTGGTAGGGAACTGCCGGAAGCTGGGCGCTCCCGAGGTCTTCTACATCGCTGCGGACATGGCCTCCCCCGAGGTGCCCGGGCGCGTGGTGCAGTTTGCGCTGGACAAGCTgg GAGGGCTGGACTACCTCGTGCTGAACCACCTCGGCGCCACCCCGGCAGGCACGCGGTCCCGGAGCATCCAGGGGACACGCTGGCTCCTGCAG GTGAACTTGCTGAGTTACGTGCAGCTGACCTCGCTGGCGCTGCCCAGCCTGACCGACAGCAGAGGCTCCCTGGTGGTCGTGTCCTCGCTGCTCG GCCGTGTGCCCACGTCCTTCTCCAGCCCGTACTCGGCGGCCAAGTTCGCGCTGGACGGCTTCTTCGGCTCCCTGCGGCGGGAGCTGGACGTGCAGGACGTGAACGTGGCCATCACCATGTGTGTCCTGGGCCTCCGGGACCGCGCCTCGGCCGCCGAGGCAGTCAG GAGCTCAACGTCACCGCTGTCGCCGCTGCCGCTGCCTGAGCTCCCGGGGCGGCGCTCCTTCGTCTTCCCAGAGGGGAGCCCTCCATCCAGCCGTCCCAGAGCGGCGACACCCATCGAGACACCTCTGAGCCGGTGGCCGAGGCCCGAGCCAGAATCAtcaagacagaaaaggaaaactgagaaaaacTTGCCAGCACCTGGAAAGAGCCGCAGCTCCGAGTTTGCAAGCGCTGATCGTGTGCCAGGCACCTGGTCACCGACTTGGAAGGCGTTTCCTCAGTCATCCGGGCCACTGTGGGTGACATGGTTGCtgcttccattttgcagatga
- the HSD11B1L gene encoding hydroxysteroid 11-beta-dehydrogenase 1-like protein isoform X4, translating into MTTLTLPPGSPGAADRGQRRRRGGAGLSLRSPGLPPGAHSPHRGFPAEGGRELPEAGRSRGLLHRCGHGLPRGARARGAVCAGQAGRAGLPRAEPPRRHPGRHAVPEHPGDTLAPAGELAELRAADLAGAAQPDRQQRLPGGRVLAARPCAHVLLQPVLGGQVRAGRLLRLPAAGAGRAGRERGHHHVCPGPPGPRLGRRGSQGSHEGQGGPGAQGGPGGDPRRCHPRPRRLLPVALPPAGPAPGMAAAPEGLVHPPGAQRHRCRRCRCLSSRGGAPSSSQRGALHPAVPERRHPSRHL; encoded by the exons ATGACAACTTTGACCCTG CCTCCAGGGAGCCCGGGTGCTGCTGACCGGGGCCAGCGCAGGCGTCGGGGAGGAGCTGGCCTATCACTACGCTCGCCTGGGCTCCCACCTGGTGCTCACAGCCCACACCGAGGCTTTCCTGCAGAAG GTGGTAGGGAACTGCCGGAAGCTGGGCGCTCCCGAGGTCTTCTACATCGCTGCGGACATGGCCTCCCCCGAGGTGCCCGGGCGCGTGGTGCAGTTTGCGCTGGACAAGCTgg GAGGGCTGGACTACCTCGTGCTGAACCACCTCGGCGCCACCCCGGCAGGCACGCGGTCCCGGAGCATCCAGGGGACACGCTGGCTCCTGCAG GTGAACTTGCTGAGTTACGTGCAGCTGACCTCGCTGGCGCTGCCCAGCCTGACCGACAGCAGAGGCTCCCTGGTGGTCGTGTCCTCGCTGCTCG GCCGTGTGCCCACGTCCTTCTCCAGCCCGTACTCGGCGGCCAAGTTCGCGCTGGACGGCTTCTTCGGCTCCCTGCGGCGGGAGCTGGACGTGCAGGACGTGAACGTGGCCATCACCATGTGTGTCCTGGGCCTCCGGGACCGCGCCTCGGCCGCCGAGGCAGTCAG GGGAGTCACGAGGGCCAAGGCGGCCCCGGGGCCCAAGGCGGCCCTGGCGGTGATCCGCGGCGGTGCCACCCGCGCCCCCGGCGTCTTCTACCCGTGGCGCTTCCACCTGCTGGGCCTGCTCCGGGGATGGCTGCCGCACCCGAGGGCCTGGTTCATCCGCCAGGAGCTCAACGTCACCGCTGTCGCCGCTGCCGCTGCCTGAGCTCCCGGGGCGGCGCTCCTTCGTCTTCCCAGAGGGGAGCCCTCCATCCAGCCGTCCCAGAGCGGCGACACCCATCGAGACACCTCTGA
- the HSD11B1L gene encoding hydroxysteroid 11-beta-dehydrogenase 1-like protein isoform X3: MISDHDPADSEPAMKVLLLTGLGALFFSYYWDDNFDPASLQGARVLLTGASAGVGEELAYHYARLGSHLVLTAHTEAFLQKVVGNCRKLGAPEVFYIAADMASPEVPGRVVQFALDKLGGLDYLVLNHLGATPAGTRSRSIQGTRWLLQVNLLSYVQLTSLALPSLTDSRGSLVVVSSLLGRVPTSFSSPYSAAKFALDGFFGSLRRELDVQDVNVAITMCVLGLRDRASAAEAVRGVTRAKAAPGPKAALAVIRGGATRAPGVFYPWRFHLLGLLRGWLPHPRAWFIRQELNVTAVAAAAA; this comes from the exons ATGATTTCAGATCATG ACCCTGCAGACTCAGAGCCGGCCATGAAGGTTCTGCTCCTCACGGGGCTGGGAGCCCTGTTCTTCTCCTACTACTGGGATGACAACTTTGACCCTG CCAGCCTCCAGGGAGCCCGGGTGCTGCTGACCGGGGCCAGCGCAGGCGTCGGGGAGGAGCTGGCCTATCACTACGCTCGCCTGGGCTCCCACCTGGTGCTCACAGCCCACACCGAGGCTTTCCTGCAGAAG GTGGTAGGGAACTGCCGGAAGCTGGGCGCTCCCGAGGTCTTCTACATCGCTGCGGACATGGCCTCCCCCGAGGTGCCCGGGCGCGTGGTGCAGTTTGCGCTGGACAAGCTgg GAGGGCTGGACTACCTCGTGCTGAACCACCTCGGCGCCACCCCGGCAGGCACGCGGTCCCGGAGCATCCAGGGGACACGCTGGCTCCTGCAG GTGAACTTGCTGAGTTACGTGCAGCTGACCTCGCTGGCGCTGCCCAGCCTGACCGACAGCAGAGGCTCCCTGGTGGTCGTGTCCTCGCTGCTCG GCCGTGTGCCCACGTCCTTCTCCAGCCCGTACTCGGCGGCCAAGTTCGCGCTGGACGGCTTCTTCGGCTCCCTGCGGCGGGAGCTGGACGTGCAGGACGTGAACGTGGCCATCACCATGTGTGTCCTGGGCCTCCGGGACCGCGCCTCGGCCGCCGAGGCAGTCAG GGGAGTCACGAGGGCCAAGGCGGCCCCGGGGCCCAAGGCGGCCCTGGCGGTGATCCGCGGCGGTGCCACCCGCGCCCCCGGCGTCTTCTACCCGTGGCGCTTCCACCTGCTGGGCCTGCTCCGGGGATGGCTGCCGCACCCGAGGGCCTGGTTCATCCGCCAGGAGCTCAACGTCACCGCTGTCGCCGCTGCCGCTGCCTGA
- the MICOS13 gene encoding MICOS complex subunit MIC13: MVPRVWSLMRFLIKGSVAGGAVYLVYDQELLGPSDKSQAVLQRAEEVVPPAMYQLSQYVCEQTGLKMPQLPAPPKFNFHFRDTWNSGILTVMSALSVAPSKAREYSRDGWEYLKERIK, translated from the exons ATGGTGCCCCGAGTGTGGTCGCTGATGAG gTTCCTCATCAAGGGCAGCGTGGCCGGGGGTGCGGTCTACCTGGTGTACGACCAGGAGCTGCTGGGCCCAAGCGACAAGAGCCAGGCTGTGCTCCAGAGGGCCGAGGAGGTGGTGCCCCCAGCCATGTACCAGCTCAGCCAGTACGTGTGCGAGCAGACCGGCCTGAAGATGCCCCAG ctcccagcccctccAAAATTTAACTTTCACTTCCGTGACACCTGGAACTCAG GGATCCTCACGGTGATGTCAGCTCTGTCGGTGGCCCCCTCCAAGGCCCGCGAGTACTCCAGGGACGGCTGGGAATACCTGAAGGAGCGGATCAAGTAG